In one Pyramidobacter piscolens W5455 genomic region, the following are encoded:
- the ileS gene encoding isoleucine--tRNA ligase: MSVDYKSTLQLPVTEFPMRAGLAKKEPETVKFWERNGIYKKMLERNKDRRSFMFHDGPPYANGAIHIGHALNKSLKDFIVKYKSMRGYYVPYVPGWDTHGLPIELKVLKDEHLNKDTTPALELRSECHDYALKWVDVQREGMKRLGCFSLWDEPYLTLKPEFEARELETLATIVEKGFVYRGTKPVYWCIDCQTAEAAAEIEYADVSSPSVFVAYQMDDDVAERFPALKGRDVNVVVWTTTPWTLPASRAVTLNANFDYSFFEVGDKVYLIADGMADSVSRDTGLDFSKRLLAVKGKDLELLSANHPMYPCKTPLVLAPYVTLDAGTGCVHTAPAYGVEDFETGQRYHVENYNPVDATGHYKPDTPVVAGLDLDKGGRKALEVIEANGRLLGLKKISHSYPHCWRCHKPVIFRSTPQWFIDVAAFKKRALDVIDNEVKWIPGWGHDRIYNMVSERSDWCISRQRVWGVPIPAFECEDCHETILDAARIRRVAEKVAGAGSDVWWASAPEDLLGDLAVCPHCGSHHLKKGEDILDVWFDSGASHFSVMDVPSRPYLSWPTDLYLEGADQHRGWFQTSLLTSVAVAGKAPYRAVLTHGFIVDEQGRKMSKSLQNGVAPERITNRDGADILRLWVASADYRSDVHISDGIIKNLSEEYRRIRNTARFMLGNLNGFDPARDSVPFDKMPEFDRWAMSLLNRVVERVTEGFEAYDFHMPITVIHQFCVGELSSFYLDASKDRLYADEANGLSRRACQTVMWKTVCALARMLAPVISFTAEEIWQQLRTIDASLAESVFLGGWPEADAAETDGALVEKWEKVQFLRGLVSKALEAERAAGKIGQALEARVAVAAPEFYKNAMSAEGWAMVCITSGFEFGETVESDGDIRVEVFPAKGTKCPRCWKYEETSHAEGLCCRCACVIEKK, from the coding sequence ATGTCGGTTGACTACAAATCGACGCTTCAACTGCCGGTGACCGAGTTTCCCATGCGCGCCGGCTTGGCGAAGAAAGAACCGGAAACGGTCAAGTTCTGGGAACGGAACGGGATTTACAAAAAAATGCTGGAGCGCAACAAGGACCGCCGTTCCTTCATGTTCCACGACGGGCCGCCCTACGCCAACGGGGCGATCCACATCGGCCACGCGCTCAACAAGTCGCTGAAGGATTTCATCGTCAAGTACAAGTCGATGCGCGGCTACTACGTGCCTTACGTGCCGGGCTGGGATACGCACGGACTGCCCATCGAACTGAAAGTGCTCAAGGACGAGCACTTGAACAAGGACACGACGCCGGCGCTCGAGCTCCGCTCCGAGTGCCACGACTACGCGCTCAAATGGGTGGACGTGCAGCGCGAAGGCATGAAGCGCCTGGGTTGCTTCTCGCTCTGGGACGAACCGTATTTGACGCTCAAGCCCGAGTTCGAGGCCCGCGAGCTCGAGACGTTGGCCACGATCGTGGAGAAAGGTTTCGTCTACCGCGGCACCAAGCCCGTGTACTGGTGCATCGACTGCCAGACCGCCGAAGCCGCGGCGGAGATCGAGTACGCCGACGTCTCGTCGCCCTCGGTGTTCGTCGCCTACCAGATGGACGACGACGTGGCGGAGCGTTTCCCTGCGCTGAAAGGACGCGACGTGAACGTCGTGGTCTGGACGACGACGCCCTGGACGCTGCCTGCCAGCCGCGCCGTGACGCTGAACGCCAACTTCGACTACTCTTTTTTCGAGGTGGGCGACAAAGTTTACCTGATCGCCGACGGCATGGCCGATTCGGTGTCGCGCGACACCGGGCTCGATTTCTCGAAACGCCTGCTGGCCGTCAAGGGTAAAGACCTGGAATTGCTCAGCGCCAATCATCCCATGTATCCCTGCAAGACGCCGCTCGTGTTGGCTCCGTACGTCACGCTCGACGCCGGCACCGGCTGCGTCCACACGGCGCCCGCCTACGGCGTCGAGGACTTCGAGACGGGGCAGCGCTATCACGTCGAAAACTACAATCCCGTCGACGCCACGGGACATTACAAGCCCGACACGCCCGTCGTCGCCGGCCTGGATCTGGACAAGGGCGGCCGCAAGGCGCTGGAAGTGATCGAAGCCAACGGCCGTTTGCTCGGCCTGAAGAAGATTTCGCACTCTTATCCGCACTGCTGGCGCTGTCACAAGCCCGTCATTTTCCGCTCCACGCCGCAGTGGTTCATCGACGTCGCCGCGTTCAAGAAACGCGCCCTCGACGTGATCGATAACGAGGTGAAATGGATTCCCGGCTGGGGGCACGACCGCATTTACAACATGGTGTCGGAGCGCTCCGATTGGTGCATCAGCCGCCAGCGCGTGTGGGGCGTGCCGATCCCGGCGTTCGAGTGCGAGGACTGCCACGAGACGATCCTCGATGCCGCCCGTATCCGCCGCGTCGCGGAAAAAGTCGCCGGGGCCGGTTCCGACGTCTGGTGGGCGAGCGCGCCCGAAGATCTGCTCGGCGATCTGGCGGTCTGCCCTCACTGCGGCAGTCATCATCTGAAGAAGGGCGAAGACATTCTCGACGTATGGTTCGATTCCGGCGCGAGCCACTTCTCCGTCATGGACGTTCCCAGCCGTCCTTATCTGAGCTGGCCGACCGACCTTTATCTCGAAGGGGCCGATCAGCACCGCGGCTGGTTCCAGACTTCGCTGCTCACTTCCGTGGCTGTGGCCGGAAAGGCGCCGTACCGGGCCGTCCTCACGCATGGCTTCATCGTCGACGAACAGGGGCGCAAGATGTCCAAGTCGCTGCAGAACGGCGTCGCCCCCGAGAGGATCACGAATCGCGACGGCGCTGACATCCTGCGCCTGTGGGTGGCTTCCGCCGACTATCGCAGCGACGTGCACATCTCCGACGGCATCATCAAAAACCTGTCGGAGGAATACCGCCGCATCCGCAACACGGCCCGCTTCATGCTCGGCAACCTGAACGGCTTCGATCCGGCCAGGGATTCCGTGCCGTTCGACAAGATGCCCGAGTTCGACCGCTGGGCCATGTCGTTGCTGAACCGCGTCGTCGAGCGCGTGACGGAAGGTTTTGAGGCATATGATTTCCACATGCCCATCACCGTCATTCATCAGTTCTGCGTCGGCGAGCTGAGCTCGTTCTATCTCGACGCCAGCAAGGACCGCCTCTACGCCGACGAGGCGAACGGCCTGAGCCGGCGCGCCTGCCAGACGGTGATGTGGAAGACCGTCTGCGCGCTGGCGCGCATGCTCGCGCCCGTGATCAGCTTCACCGCCGAGGAGATCTGGCAGCAACTGCGCACGATCGACGCTTCGCTGGCCGAGAGCGTCTTTCTGGGCGGCTGGCCGGAAGCGGACGCCGCCGAAACGGACGGCGCGCTCGTGGAGAAGTGGGAAAAGGTGCAGTTCCTGCGCGGTCTCGTCAGCAAAGCGCTGGAAGCCGAGCGCGCCGCCGGCAAGATCGGCCAGGCGCTCGAAGCCCGCGTCGCCGTGGCCGCACCCGAGTTCTACAAAAACGCCATGAGCGCCGAGGGCTGGGCGATGGTGTGCATCACGTCGGGCTTCGAGTTCGGCGAGACGGTGGAAAGCGACGGCGACATCCGCGTCGAAGTGTTCCCCGCCAAAGGCACGAAGTGCCCGCGCTGCTGGAAGTACGAAGAGACGTCGCACGCCGAAGGGCTCTGCTGCCGCTGCGCGTGCGTCATCGAGAAAAAGTAG
- a CDS encoding TRAP transporter permease gives MSRKKLNEVPQDVDLSELERDSRYRVFSGGMKVFLTVVLTCFALFQLYASLSGRLPQQILRYGHLGFAISLAFIIYPTTKKSSRRRVNPLDVLFALAFLAVIGYFIGNFKALQLRAGEYTTLDTVMAGLGVFLVLLACWRVVGPPIVIIASCFMLYGLMGARGLFAVQMPGFLAQRGYQLPRIITHLFITTEGVIGNPIGVCSTYIFLFILFGSCLEKTGIGQFFIDLANALAGWAVGGPAKVAVLSSALQGTVSGSSVANTVSTGSFTIPLMKSLGYEPEFAGAVEAAASTGGQIMPPVMGSAAFLIAESVGISYSQLMLVALIPALLYFSGIWIMVDFEARRKGLKGLPREKLPPARPLLLQKGHLVLPLAAIIYFMLSGFTITRSALWGIAIAALVPFLRKSTWVSPKQILEALPLAARNIVSVATACSTAGIIVGMVTLTGLGQRIGGGMFQVVGGNVFLGLMCAMITSLVLGMGVSTTSNYIITSTVAAPILIHLGIPLLAAHMFCFYFGIIADITPPVALAAYAGSAIAKGNPFKTGVNASKLAIAAFLVPYMFALNPKLIMIDGTFLEALPMIATALVGLFGIGGGLIGYIDAPIESYWRLLMIAGGLGLLIPGTVSDLIGAAVILAVYFFTRRKRASG, from the coding sequence TTGAGCCGAAAGAAACTGAACGAGGTCCCGCAGGACGTCGATCTGTCCGAATTGGAGCGCGATTCGCGCTATCGCGTCTTTTCCGGCGGCATGAAAGTCTTTCTCACGGTCGTGCTGACGTGTTTCGCGCTGTTCCAGCTTTACGCTTCGCTGAGCGGGCGGCTGCCGCAGCAGATTTTGCGCTACGGGCACCTGGGGTTCGCCATCAGCCTGGCGTTTATCATCTATCCGACGACGAAAAAGTCGAGCCGCCGCAGGGTGAATCCTCTGGACGTGCTCTTCGCGCTGGCGTTTCTGGCGGTGATCGGCTACTTTATCGGCAACTTCAAGGCGCTGCAGCTGCGCGCCGGCGAGTATACGACGCTTGACACGGTGATGGCGGGGCTGGGCGTTTTTCTGGTGCTGCTGGCCTGCTGGCGCGTGGTCGGCCCGCCGATCGTGATCATCGCCTCGTGCTTCATGCTGTACGGCCTGATGGGCGCGCGCGGTCTTTTCGCCGTGCAGATGCCGGGTTTTCTGGCGCAGCGCGGCTATCAGCTGCCGCGGATCATCACGCATCTTTTCATCACCACGGAGGGCGTGATCGGCAACCCGATCGGCGTGTGCTCGACGTACATTTTCCTGTTCATCCTTTTCGGTTCCTGTCTCGAAAAGACGGGCATCGGACAATTCTTCATCGACCTGGCCAACGCGCTGGCCGGCTGGGCCGTGGGCGGCCCGGCCAAGGTGGCGGTGCTTTCGTCGGCGCTGCAGGGCACGGTCTCCGGTTCTTCGGTGGCGAACACCGTGTCGACCGGGTCCTTCACGATCCCGCTGATGAAGTCGCTGGGCTACGAGCCGGAGTTCGCCGGCGCGGTGGAGGCGGCGGCCTCGACGGGCGGACAGATCATGCCGCCGGTGATGGGCTCGGCGGCGTTCCTGATCGCCGAATCGGTGGGGATCTCCTACTCGCAGCTGATGCTGGTGGCGCTGATCCCGGCGCTGCTGTACTTTTCGGGCATCTGGATCATGGTGGATTTCGAGGCGCGCCGCAAGGGGCTGAAGGGGCTGCCGCGCGAAAAGCTGCCGCCCGCCAGGCCGCTGCTTCTGCAAAAGGGGCATCTCGTGCTGCCGCTGGCCGCCATCATCTACTTCATGCTGTCGGGTTTCACGATCACGCGCTCGGCGCTGTGGGGCATCGCGATCGCCGCGCTGGTGCCGTTTTTGAGAAAGAGCACATGGGTCTCGCCGAAACAGATCCTCGAAGCGCTGCCGCTGGCGGCGCGCAACATCGTCTCCGTGGCGACGGCCTGCTCGACGGCGGGCATCATCGTCGGCATGGTGACGCTGACGGGGCTGGGCCAGCGGATCGGCGGCGGCATGTTCCAGGTTGTGGGCGGCAACGTGTTCCTCGGGCTGATGTGCGCGATGATCACGTCGCTGGTGCTGGGCATGGGCGTATCGACCACGTCGAACTACATCATCACTTCGACGGTGGCGGCGCCGATCCTCATCCATCTGGGCATCCCGCTGCTGGCGGCGCACATGTTCTGCTTCTACTTCGGCATCATCGCCGACATCACGCCGCCGGTGGCGCTGGCGGCCTACGCCGGTTCGGCCATCGCCAAGGGCAATCCGTTCAAAACGGGCGTCAACGCTTCGAAGCTGGCGATCGCGGCCTTCCTCGTGCCGTACATGTTTGCGCTCAACCCGAAGCTGATCATGATCGACGGCACGTTCCTCGAAGCGCTGCCGATGATCGCCACGGCGCTTGTCGGCCTGTTCGGCATCGGCGGCGGCCTGATTGGCTACATCGACGCGCCGATCGAATCTTACTGGCGGCTGTTGATGATCGCCGGCGGCCTGGGACTGCTGATTCCCGGCACGGTCAGCGACCTGATCGGCGCGGCCGTGATCCTGGCGGTTTACTTCTTCACGCGACGCAAAAGAGCAAGCGGATAA
- a CDS encoding TAXI family TRAP transporter solute-binding subunit: MRRSAWAALAVGAALTVGAAASFAAEGKISGSFLMGTGSATGNYYSFGSVLAQVINTHTGANITVSSTGGSVENVRLLKKGENEMALVQTDVNSYALNGVEQFASGAVTNFSAITACYPEMVQIVASKSSGIKSVADMRGKRICVGAVGSGYEVAARQILGIYGMSYDDIDERFLSQSEGKNALQDDQIDAFFMCSGYPNANVTELSLMGKIEVISIDDGHLKLLQEKYPFYAPFTTPDDQYNLGHPVTSVAVMSMLVVLNEIGDDDVYAMTAAIYDHLDEIRALNKKGEYMSLEGAFRGIPGNIHPGAARFYEEKGLAVPGR, encoded by the coding sequence ATGAGAAGAAGCGCATGGGCCGCTTTGGCCGTCGGCGCAGCGTTGACTGTGGGGGCCGCGGCTTCGTTCGCGGCCGAGGGCAAGATTTCCGGCAGCTTTCTGATGGGAACGGGCAGCGCCACGGGGAATTATTATTCCTTCGGCAGCGTGCTCGCGCAGGTCATCAACACTCATACCGGGGCCAACATCACCGTCAGTTCCACGGGCGGCTCGGTGGAGAACGTGCGCCTTCTCAAAAAGGGCGAAAACGAGATGGCGCTGGTGCAGACGGATGTGAACAGTTACGCGCTGAACGGCGTGGAGCAGTTCGCCAGCGGCGCGGTGACGAATTTCTCGGCGATCACGGCCTGCTATCCCGAAATGGTGCAGATCGTGGCGAGCAAATCCAGCGGCATCAAGAGCGTGGCCGACATGCGCGGCAAGCGCATCTGCGTGGGCGCGGTCGGTTCGGGCTATGAAGTGGCGGCCCGCCAGATCCTCGGCATCTACGGCATGAGCTACGACGACATCGACGAGCGTTTCCTGAGCCAGTCGGAGGGCAAGAACGCTCTTCAGGACGACCAGATCGACGCGTTCTTCATGTGCTCGGGCTATCCCAACGCCAACGTGACGGAGCTGTCGCTGATGGGCAAGATCGAAGTGATCTCCATCGACGACGGGCATTTGAAGCTGCTGCAGGAGAAGTACCCGTTCTACGCGCCGTTCACGACGCCCGACGATCAGTACAATCTTGGCCATCCGGTCACGTCGGTGGCGGTGATGTCGATGCTGGTGGTCCTGAACGAGATCGGCGACGACGACGTGTACGCGATGACGGCGGCGATCTACGATCATCTCGACGAGATCCGCGCGCTCAACAAGAAGGGCGAATACATGTCGCTCGAAGGCGCCTTCCGCGGCATCCCCGGCAACATCCATCCCGGCGCGGCGCGTTTCTACGAGGAGAAGGGGCTCGCGGTCCCCGGCAGGTAA
- a CDS encoding RluA family pseudouridine synthase — MEKMNGEIYELAVPEEDSGARLDLFLAGELSLSRSRARSLIDGGAVSSGQVKKIRPAFKIQPGQIYRVEIPEAAPAEIAAQDMPFDVVYEDDDVIVVNKPAGVVVHPGAGRPDGTLVNGLMFRYPEIGRIGDSVRPGIVHRLDVGTSGLMVVARSDAAFRGLTEAFQAHEVLKEYLGLGVGALKAPEGTVDAPIGRDPRNRLKMCVSWDGRDAVTDYKVLWTRARCNLIRVRLHTGRTHQIRVHMRALGCSLDGDTLYGPKDPAQHILKDRVFLHSWRLGFRHPVSGERLEFRAPLPPELIAALRVPLSQPEDA, encoded by the coding sequence ATGGAAAAAATGAACGGCGAAATTTACGAGCTGGCTGTCCCCGAAGAGGATTCCGGCGCGCGCCTCGACCTTTTTCTCGCCGGCGAGCTTTCGCTGTCGCGCAGCCGCGCCCGAAGCCTGATCGACGGAGGCGCCGTCAGTTCCGGACAGGTGAAAAAGATTCGCCCGGCCTTCAAAATTCAACCCGGTCAGATTTACCGCGTGGAAATTCCCGAGGCCGCGCCGGCGGAGATCGCGGCGCAGGATATGCCCTTTGACGTGGTCTACGAGGACGACGACGTGATCGTGGTCAACAAACCGGCGGGCGTGGTCGTGCATCCCGGCGCCGGACGTCCCGACGGCACGCTGGTCAACGGCCTGATGTTCCGCTATCCCGAGATCGGCCGCATCGGAGATTCCGTGCGGCCGGGAATCGTTCACCGTCTCGACGTGGGCACGTCGGGGCTGATGGTCGTGGCCCGCAGCGACGCGGCTTTTCGCGGCCTGACGGAAGCGTTCCAGGCGCACGAGGTGCTCAAGGAATATCTGGGGCTTGGCGTCGGCGCGCTGAAAGCGCCCGAGGGCACGGTGGACGCGCCGATCGGCCGCGATCCTCGCAATCGTTTGAAAATGTGCGTCTCTTGGGACGGGCGCGACGCCGTGACCGACTACAAAGTCCTTTGGACGCGGGCGCGCTGCAATCTGATCAGGGTGCGGCTGCATACGGGGCGCACTCACCAGATCCGCGTGCACATGCGCGCGCTGGGCTGCTCGCTCGACGGCGATACGCTTTACGGCCCCAAGGATCCGGCGCAGCATATTCTCAAAGACCGCGTCTTTCTGCATTCGTGGCGGCTGGGCTTTCGCCATCCCGTCAGCGGCGAACGGCTCGAGTTCCGCGCCCCGCTGCCGCCGGAGCTGATCGCGGCGCTGCGCGTGCCGCTGTCGCAGCCCGAAGACGCGTGA